Proteins encoded in a region of the Salvelinus fontinalis isolate EN_2023a chromosome 17, ASM2944872v1, whole genome shotgun sequence genome:
- the LOC129814159 gene encoding zinc finger MYND domain-containing protein 11-like isoform X3 produces MNKEVMSRVVKKRQADPKVVQYVWAAIEVIRNQKQIANMDRISKYLSRVFGMHPKETARQLSLAVKDGLVVETLTVGCKGSKAGIEQEGYWLPGDEQEPNADGSKEWEAESHDWYCFECHLPGDVLVCDNCFRVYHLKCLSDEYKPRDSGSHWQCVVCRGSKKKNLNKQEMCRYLRFIIQRMKERAVDLNKKGKDTQHPMYRRLIHTTLDVTNIQENLTEGKYKSFDEFKADAQLIVHNTAILFGVHSDQAEIARLLYSDTCHELNELMLCKNCFYLSNARPDNWFCYPCTPNHEVVWAKMKGFGYWPAKVLQREDQQVDVRFFGHQHQRAWIPADNIQDIKVSVQQLQVKRSASWKKACDELELSQCFQREGRFWKTKTVEKVEERRGDGEERLTERPEEAEYSISSTSNNNEQVKHQKADRQADRQPDRQEPKAKKSRRIQAPEPKEEATDPEPEMEAVSSSQEIPVTTPHQPEKLSVSTQTKKASATSPRSLHRSTQTTSDGACQNMCHEKYTKIFNDVKDMMKADNKRETERMVREALEKLRSEMEDEKRQAVSKAVSGGQAEMERKCKTVKEKCKEELVEEVKKMVAQHKQLISTTKKKQWCYNCEEEAMYHCCWNTSYCSIKCQQEHWHADHKRTCRRKR; encoded by the exons GTACCTGAGCCGTGTGTTTGGCATGCACCCAAAGGAGACGGCCAGGCAGCTGAGTCTGGCAGTGAAGGATGGCCTGGTCGTAGAGACTCTCACTGTAGGCTGTAAGGGGTCCAAGGCTGGCATCGAACAGGAGGGCTACTGGCTGCCTGGAGACGAGCAG GAGCCCAATGCCGACGGAAGCAAG GAATGGGAGGCGGAGAGCCACGACTGGTACTGCTTCGAGTGCCACCTGCCCGGAGACGTGCTTGTGTGTGACAACTGCTTCCGTGTCTATCACCTAAAATGCCTGTCTGATGAGTACAAGCCCCGGGACAGTGGATCCCACTGGCAGTGTGTGGTGTGCAGG ggtagTAAAAAGAAGAACCTGAACAAGCAGGAGATGTGCAGATACCTGCGTTTTATCATTCAGCGCATGAAAGAGAGG GCCGTGGACCTGAACAAGAAAGGCAAAGACACTCAACACCCGATGTACAGAAGGCTCATCCACACCACGCTGGACGTCACCAACATTCAGGAG AACCTCACCGAGGGGAAATACAAGAGCTTCGACGAGTTCAAGGCAGATGCCCAGCTGATCGTGCACAACACCGCCATCTTgtttggag TTCATAGTGACCAGGCTGAAATAGCGCGGTTGCTCTACAGTGACACATGCCATGAG ctgaacGAGTTGATGCTGTGTAAGAACTGCTTCTACCTGTCCAACGCTCGGCCTGACAACTGGTTCTGCTACCCCTGT ACTCCTAATCATGAGGTTGTGTGGGCTAAGATGAAGGGCTTTGGCTACTGGCCGGCCAAGGTCCTGCAGAGAGAGGACCAGCAGGTGGACGTCCGCTTCTTTGGCCACCAGCACCAGAG AGCATGGATCCCTGCAGACAACATCCAGGACATCAAGGTGTCGGTGCAGCAGCTGCAGGTGAAGCGCAGCGCGAGCTGGAAGAAGGCCTGTGATGAGCTGGAGCTGTCCCAATGCTTTCAGAGGGAGGGCCGCTTCTGGAAAACCAAGACGGTGgagaaggtggaggagaggagaggagacggagaggagaggcTGACAGAGAGGCCGGAGGAGGCAGAGTACTCAATCTCCTCCACCAGCAACAACAACGAACAGGTCAAACAT CagaaagcagacagacaggcagaccgtcagccagacaggcaggAGCCTAAAGCAAAGAAAAGCCGTCGCATTCAAGCTCCTGAGCCCAAAGAGGAAGCCACT GACCCGGAGCCTGAGATGGAGGCTGTGAGCAGCAGCCAGGAGATCCCCGTGACGACGCCCCACCAGCCAGAGAAGCTGTCTGTCTCCACGCAGACCAAGAAGGCCTCAGCCACCTCGCCACGCAGCCTACACCGCAGCACCCAGACCACCTCTGACGGAGCCTGCCAGAACATGTGCCACGAGAAGTACACCAAGATCTTCAACGATGTCAAGGACATGATGAAGGCCGACAacaagagggagacagagcgcATGGTCCGAGAGGCCCTGGAGAAG ctgCGTTCTGAGATGGAGGACGAGAAGAGGCAGGCGGTGAGCAAGGCAGTGTCGGGGGGCCAGGCTGAGATGGAGAGAAAGTGTAAGACGGTGAAGGAGAAGTGTAAGGAGGAGCTGGTGGAGGAGGTGAAGAAGATGGTGGCCCAGCACAAGCAGCTCATCTCCACCACCAAGAAGAAGCAGTGG TGTTATAACTGTGAGGAGGAAGCCATGTACCACTGCTGCTGGAACACCTCCTACTGTTCCATCAAGTGTCAACAGGAACACTGGCACGCCGACCACAAACGCACCTGCCGCAGGAAGAGatga
- the LOC129814159 gene encoding zinc finger MYND domain-containing protein 11-like isoform X1 has protein sequence MNKEVMSRVVKKRQADPKVVQYVWAAIEVIRNQKQIANMDRISKYLSRVFGMHPKETARQLSLAVKDGLVVETLTVGCKGSKAGIEQEGYWLPGDEQEPNADGSKTEKEPPEEEWEAESHDWYCFECHLPGDVLVCDNCFRVYHLKCLSDEYKPRDSGSHWQCVVCRGSKKKNLNKQEMCRYLRFIIQRMKERAVDLNKKGKDTQHPMYRRLIHTTLDVTNIQENLTEGKYKSFDEFKADAQLIVHNTAILFGVHSDQAEIARLLYSDTCHELNELMLCKNCFYLSNARPDNWFCYPCTPNHEVVWAKMKGFGYWPAKVLQREDQQVDVRFFGHQHQRAWIPADNIQDIKVSVQQLQVKRSASWKKACDELELSQCFQREGRFWKTKTVEKVEERRGDGEERLTERPEEAEYSISSTSNNNEQVKHQKADRQADRQPDRQEPKAKKSRRIQAPEPKEEATDPEPEMEAVSSSQEIPVTTPHQPEKLSVSTQTKKASATSPRSLHRSTQTTSDGACQNMCHEKYTKIFNDVKDMMKADNKRETERMVREALEKLRSEMEDEKRQAVSKAVSGGQAEMERKCKTVKEKCKEELVEEVKKMVAQHKQLISTTKKKQWCYNCEEEAMYHCCWNTSYCSIKCQQEHWHADHKRTCRRKR, from the exons GTACCTGAGCCGTGTGTTTGGCATGCACCCAAAGGAGACGGCCAGGCAGCTGAGTCTGGCAGTGAAGGATGGCCTGGTCGTAGAGACTCTCACTGTAGGCTGTAAGGGGTCCAAGGCTGGCATCGAACAGGAGGGCTACTGGCTGCCTGGAGACGAGCAG GAGCCCAATGCCGACGGAAGCAAG ACGGAGAAGGAGCCGCCAGAGGAG GAATGGGAGGCGGAGAGCCACGACTGGTACTGCTTCGAGTGCCACCTGCCCGGAGACGTGCTTGTGTGTGACAACTGCTTCCGTGTCTATCACCTAAAATGCCTGTCTGATGAGTACAAGCCCCGGGACAGTGGATCCCACTGGCAGTGTGTGGTGTGCAGG ggtagTAAAAAGAAGAACCTGAACAAGCAGGAGATGTGCAGATACCTGCGTTTTATCATTCAGCGCATGAAAGAGAGG GCCGTGGACCTGAACAAGAAAGGCAAAGACACTCAACACCCGATGTACAGAAGGCTCATCCACACCACGCTGGACGTCACCAACATTCAGGAG AACCTCACCGAGGGGAAATACAAGAGCTTCGACGAGTTCAAGGCAGATGCCCAGCTGATCGTGCACAACACCGCCATCTTgtttggag TTCATAGTGACCAGGCTGAAATAGCGCGGTTGCTCTACAGTGACACATGCCATGAG ctgaacGAGTTGATGCTGTGTAAGAACTGCTTCTACCTGTCCAACGCTCGGCCTGACAACTGGTTCTGCTACCCCTGT ACTCCTAATCATGAGGTTGTGTGGGCTAAGATGAAGGGCTTTGGCTACTGGCCGGCCAAGGTCCTGCAGAGAGAGGACCAGCAGGTGGACGTCCGCTTCTTTGGCCACCAGCACCAGAG AGCATGGATCCCTGCAGACAACATCCAGGACATCAAGGTGTCGGTGCAGCAGCTGCAGGTGAAGCGCAGCGCGAGCTGGAAGAAGGCCTGTGATGAGCTGGAGCTGTCCCAATGCTTTCAGAGGGAGGGCCGCTTCTGGAAAACCAAGACGGTGgagaaggtggaggagaggagaggagacggagaggagaggcTGACAGAGAGGCCGGAGGAGGCAGAGTACTCAATCTCCTCCACCAGCAACAACAACGAACAGGTCAAACAT CagaaagcagacagacaggcagaccgtcagccagacaggcaggAGCCTAAAGCAAAGAAAAGCCGTCGCATTCAAGCTCCTGAGCCCAAAGAGGAAGCCACT GACCCGGAGCCTGAGATGGAGGCTGTGAGCAGCAGCCAGGAGATCCCCGTGACGACGCCCCACCAGCCAGAGAAGCTGTCTGTCTCCACGCAGACCAAGAAGGCCTCAGCCACCTCGCCACGCAGCCTACACCGCAGCACCCAGACCACCTCTGACGGAGCCTGCCAGAACATGTGCCACGAGAAGTACACCAAGATCTTCAACGATGTCAAGGACATGATGAAGGCCGACAacaagagggagacagagcgcATGGTCCGAGAGGCCCTGGAGAAG ctgCGTTCTGAGATGGAGGACGAGAAGAGGCAGGCGGTGAGCAAGGCAGTGTCGGGGGGCCAGGCTGAGATGGAGAGAAAGTGTAAGACGGTGAAGGAGAAGTGTAAGGAGGAGCTGGTGGAGGAGGTGAAGAAGATGGTGGCCCAGCACAAGCAGCTCATCTCCACCACCAAGAAGAAGCAGTGG TGTTATAACTGTGAGGAGGAAGCCATGTACCACTGCTGCTGGAACACCTCCTACTGTTCCATCAAGTGTCAACAGGAACACTGGCACGCCGACCACAAACGCACCTGCCGCAGGAAGAGatga
- the LOC129814159 gene encoding zinc finger MYND domain-containing protein 11-like isoform X2 has protein sequence MNKEVMSRVVKKRQADPKVVQYVWAAIEVIRNQKQIANMDRISKYLSRVFGMHPKETARQLSLAVKDGLVVETLTVGCKGSKAGIEQEGYWLPGDEQEPNADGSKTEKEPPEEEWEAESHDWYCFECHLPGDVLVCDNCFRVYHLKCLSDEYKPRDSGSHWQCVVCRGSKKKNLNKQEMCRYLRFIIQRMKERAVDLNKKGKDTQHPMYRRLIHTTLDVTNIQENLTEGKYKSFDEFKADAQLIVHNTAILFGVHSDQAEIARLLYSDTCHELNELMLCKNCFYLSNARPDNWFCYPCTPNHEVVWAKMKGFGYWPAKVLQREDQQVDVRFFGHQHQRAWIPADNIQDIKVSVQQLQVKRSASWKKACDELELSQCFQREGRFWKTKTVEKVEERRGDGEERLTERPEEAEYSISSTSNNNEQVKHKADRQADRQPDRQEPKAKKSRRIQAPEPKEEATDPEPEMEAVSSSQEIPVTTPHQPEKLSVSTQTKKASATSPRSLHRSTQTTSDGACQNMCHEKYTKIFNDVKDMMKADNKRETERMVREALEKLRSEMEDEKRQAVSKAVSGGQAEMERKCKTVKEKCKEELVEEVKKMVAQHKQLISTTKKKQWCYNCEEEAMYHCCWNTSYCSIKCQQEHWHADHKRTCRRKR, from the exons GTACCTGAGCCGTGTGTTTGGCATGCACCCAAAGGAGACGGCCAGGCAGCTGAGTCTGGCAGTGAAGGATGGCCTGGTCGTAGAGACTCTCACTGTAGGCTGTAAGGGGTCCAAGGCTGGCATCGAACAGGAGGGCTACTGGCTGCCTGGAGACGAGCAG GAGCCCAATGCCGACGGAAGCAAG ACGGAGAAGGAGCCGCCAGAGGAG GAATGGGAGGCGGAGAGCCACGACTGGTACTGCTTCGAGTGCCACCTGCCCGGAGACGTGCTTGTGTGTGACAACTGCTTCCGTGTCTATCACCTAAAATGCCTGTCTGATGAGTACAAGCCCCGGGACAGTGGATCCCACTGGCAGTGTGTGGTGTGCAGG ggtagTAAAAAGAAGAACCTGAACAAGCAGGAGATGTGCAGATACCTGCGTTTTATCATTCAGCGCATGAAAGAGAGG GCCGTGGACCTGAACAAGAAAGGCAAAGACACTCAACACCCGATGTACAGAAGGCTCATCCACACCACGCTGGACGTCACCAACATTCAGGAG AACCTCACCGAGGGGAAATACAAGAGCTTCGACGAGTTCAAGGCAGATGCCCAGCTGATCGTGCACAACACCGCCATCTTgtttggag TTCATAGTGACCAGGCTGAAATAGCGCGGTTGCTCTACAGTGACACATGCCATGAG ctgaacGAGTTGATGCTGTGTAAGAACTGCTTCTACCTGTCCAACGCTCGGCCTGACAACTGGTTCTGCTACCCCTGT ACTCCTAATCATGAGGTTGTGTGGGCTAAGATGAAGGGCTTTGGCTACTGGCCGGCCAAGGTCCTGCAGAGAGAGGACCAGCAGGTGGACGTCCGCTTCTTTGGCCACCAGCACCAGAG AGCATGGATCCCTGCAGACAACATCCAGGACATCAAGGTGTCGGTGCAGCAGCTGCAGGTGAAGCGCAGCGCGAGCTGGAAGAAGGCCTGTGATGAGCTGGAGCTGTCCCAATGCTTTCAGAGGGAGGGCCGCTTCTGGAAAACCAAGACGGTGgagaaggtggaggagaggagaggagacggagaggagaggcTGACAGAGAGGCCGGAGGAGGCAGAGTACTCAATCTCCTCCACCAGCAACAACAACGAACAGGTCAAACAT aaagcagacagacaggcagaccgtcagccagacaggcaggAGCCTAAAGCAAAGAAAAGCCGTCGCATTCAAGCTCCTGAGCCCAAAGAGGAAGCCACT GACCCGGAGCCTGAGATGGAGGCTGTGAGCAGCAGCCAGGAGATCCCCGTGACGACGCCCCACCAGCCAGAGAAGCTGTCTGTCTCCACGCAGACCAAGAAGGCCTCAGCCACCTCGCCACGCAGCCTACACCGCAGCACCCAGACCACCTCTGACGGAGCCTGCCAGAACATGTGCCACGAGAAGTACACCAAGATCTTCAACGATGTCAAGGACATGATGAAGGCCGACAacaagagggagacagagcgcATGGTCCGAGAGGCCCTGGAGAAG ctgCGTTCTGAGATGGAGGACGAGAAGAGGCAGGCGGTGAGCAAGGCAGTGTCGGGGGGCCAGGCTGAGATGGAGAGAAAGTGTAAGACGGTGAAGGAGAAGTGTAAGGAGGAGCTGGTGGAGGAGGTGAAGAAGATGGTGGCCCAGCACAAGCAGCTCATCTCCACCACCAAGAAGAAGCAGTGG TGTTATAACTGTGAGGAGGAAGCCATGTACCACTGCTGCTGGAACACCTCCTACTGTTCCATCAAGTGTCAACAGGAACACTGGCACGCCGACCACAAACGCACCTGCCGCAGGAAGAGatga
- the LOC129814159 gene encoding zinc finger MYND domain-containing protein 11-like isoform X5 translates to MNKEVMSRVVKKRQADPKVVQYVWAAIEVIRNQKQIANMDRISKYLSRVFGMHPKETARQLSLAVKDGLVVETLTVGCKGSKAGIEQEGYWLPGDEQEWEAESHDWYCFECHLPGDVLVCDNCFRVYHLKCLSDEYKPRDSGSHWQCVVCRGSKKKNLNKQEMCRYLRFIIQRMKERAVDLNKKGKDTQHPMYRRLIHTTLDVTNIQENLTEGKYKSFDEFKADAQLIVHNTAILFGVHSDQAEIARLLYSDTCHELNELMLCKNCFYLSNARPDNWFCYPCTPNHEVVWAKMKGFGYWPAKVLQREDQQVDVRFFGHQHQRAWIPADNIQDIKVSVQQLQVKRSASWKKACDELELSQCFQREGRFWKTKTVEKVEERRGDGEERLTERPEEAEYSISSTSNNNEQVKHQKADRQADRQPDRQEPKAKKSRRIQAPEPKEEATDPEPEMEAVSSSQEIPVTTPHQPEKLSVSTQTKKASATSPRSLHRSTQTTSDGACQNMCHEKYTKIFNDVKDMMKADNKRETERMVREALEKLRSEMEDEKRQAVSKAVSGGQAEMERKCKTVKEKCKEELVEEVKKMVAQHKQLISTTKKKQWCYNCEEEAMYHCCWNTSYCSIKCQQEHWHADHKRTCRRKR, encoded by the exons GTACCTGAGCCGTGTGTTTGGCATGCACCCAAAGGAGACGGCCAGGCAGCTGAGTCTGGCAGTGAAGGATGGCCTGGTCGTAGAGACTCTCACTGTAGGCTGTAAGGGGTCCAAGGCTGGCATCGAACAGGAGGGCTACTGGCTGCCTGGAGACGAGCAG GAATGGGAGGCGGAGAGCCACGACTGGTACTGCTTCGAGTGCCACCTGCCCGGAGACGTGCTTGTGTGTGACAACTGCTTCCGTGTCTATCACCTAAAATGCCTGTCTGATGAGTACAAGCCCCGGGACAGTGGATCCCACTGGCAGTGTGTGGTGTGCAGG ggtagTAAAAAGAAGAACCTGAACAAGCAGGAGATGTGCAGATACCTGCGTTTTATCATTCAGCGCATGAAAGAGAGG GCCGTGGACCTGAACAAGAAAGGCAAAGACACTCAACACCCGATGTACAGAAGGCTCATCCACACCACGCTGGACGTCACCAACATTCAGGAG AACCTCACCGAGGGGAAATACAAGAGCTTCGACGAGTTCAAGGCAGATGCCCAGCTGATCGTGCACAACACCGCCATCTTgtttggag TTCATAGTGACCAGGCTGAAATAGCGCGGTTGCTCTACAGTGACACATGCCATGAG ctgaacGAGTTGATGCTGTGTAAGAACTGCTTCTACCTGTCCAACGCTCGGCCTGACAACTGGTTCTGCTACCCCTGT ACTCCTAATCATGAGGTTGTGTGGGCTAAGATGAAGGGCTTTGGCTACTGGCCGGCCAAGGTCCTGCAGAGAGAGGACCAGCAGGTGGACGTCCGCTTCTTTGGCCACCAGCACCAGAG AGCATGGATCCCTGCAGACAACATCCAGGACATCAAGGTGTCGGTGCAGCAGCTGCAGGTGAAGCGCAGCGCGAGCTGGAAGAAGGCCTGTGATGAGCTGGAGCTGTCCCAATGCTTTCAGAGGGAGGGCCGCTTCTGGAAAACCAAGACGGTGgagaaggtggaggagaggagaggagacggagaggagaggcTGACAGAGAGGCCGGAGGAGGCAGAGTACTCAATCTCCTCCACCAGCAACAACAACGAACAGGTCAAACAT CagaaagcagacagacaggcagaccgtcagccagacaggcaggAGCCTAAAGCAAAGAAAAGCCGTCGCATTCAAGCTCCTGAGCCCAAAGAGGAAGCCACT GACCCGGAGCCTGAGATGGAGGCTGTGAGCAGCAGCCAGGAGATCCCCGTGACGACGCCCCACCAGCCAGAGAAGCTGTCTGTCTCCACGCAGACCAAGAAGGCCTCAGCCACCTCGCCACGCAGCCTACACCGCAGCACCCAGACCACCTCTGACGGAGCCTGCCAGAACATGTGCCACGAGAAGTACACCAAGATCTTCAACGATGTCAAGGACATGATGAAGGCCGACAacaagagggagacagagcgcATGGTCCGAGAGGCCCTGGAGAAG ctgCGTTCTGAGATGGAGGACGAGAAGAGGCAGGCGGTGAGCAAGGCAGTGTCGGGGGGCCAGGCTGAGATGGAGAGAAAGTGTAAGACGGTGAAGGAGAAGTGTAAGGAGGAGCTGGTGGAGGAGGTGAAGAAGATGGTGGCCCAGCACAAGCAGCTCATCTCCACCACCAAGAAGAAGCAGTGG TGTTATAACTGTGAGGAGGAAGCCATGTACCACTGCTGCTGGAACACCTCCTACTGTTCCATCAAGTGTCAACAGGAACACTGGCACGCCGACCACAAACGCACCTGCCGCAGGAAGAGatga
- the LOC129814159 gene encoding zinc finger MYND domain-containing protein 11-like isoform X4 produces MNKEVMSRVVKKRQADPKVVQYVWAAIEVIRNQKQIANMDRISKYLSRVFGMHPKETARQLSLAVKDGLVVETLTVGCKGSKAGIEQEGYWLPGDEQTEKEPPEEEWEAESHDWYCFECHLPGDVLVCDNCFRVYHLKCLSDEYKPRDSGSHWQCVVCRGSKKKNLNKQEMCRYLRFIIQRMKERAVDLNKKGKDTQHPMYRRLIHTTLDVTNIQENLTEGKYKSFDEFKADAQLIVHNTAILFGVHSDQAEIARLLYSDTCHELNELMLCKNCFYLSNARPDNWFCYPCTPNHEVVWAKMKGFGYWPAKVLQREDQQVDVRFFGHQHQRAWIPADNIQDIKVSVQQLQVKRSASWKKACDELELSQCFQREGRFWKTKTVEKVEERRGDGEERLTERPEEAEYSISSTSNNNEQVKHQKADRQADRQPDRQEPKAKKSRRIQAPEPKEEATDPEPEMEAVSSSQEIPVTTPHQPEKLSVSTQTKKASATSPRSLHRSTQTTSDGACQNMCHEKYTKIFNDVKDMMKADNKRETERMVREALEKLRSEMEDEKRQAVSKAVSGGQAEMERKCKTVKEKCKEELVEEVKKMVAQHKQLISTTKKKQWCYNCEEEAMYHCCWNTSYCSIKCQQEHWHADHKRTCRRKR; encoded by the exons GTACCTGAGCCGTGTGTTTGGCATGCACCCAAAGGAGACGGCCAGGCAGCTGAGTCTGGCAGTGAAGGATGGCCTGGTCGTAGAGACTCTCACTGTAGGCTGTAAGGGGTCCAAGGCTGGCATCGAACAGGAGGGCTACTGGCTGCCTGGAGACGAGCAG ACGGAGAAGGAGCCGCCAGAGGAG GAATGGGAGGCGGAGAGCCACGACTGGTACTGCTTCGAGTGCCACCTGCCCGGAGACGTGCTTGTGTGTGACAACTGCTTCCGTGTCTATCACCTAAAATGCCTGTCTGATGAGTACAAGCCCCGGGACAGTGGATCCCACTGGCAGTGTGTGGTGTGCAGG ggtagTAAAAAGAAGAACCTGAACAAGCAGGAGATGTGCAGATACCTGCGTTTTATCATTCAGCGCATGAAAGAGAGG GCCGTGGACCTGAACAAGAAAGGCAAAGACACTCAACACCCGATGTACAGAAGGCTCATCCACACCACGCTGGACGTCACCAACATTCAGGAG AACCTCACCGAGGGGAAATACAAGAGCTTCGACGAGTTCAAGGCAGATGCCCAGCTGATCGTGCACAACACCGCCATCTTgtttggag TTCATAGTGACCAGGCTGAAATAGCGCGGTTGCTCTACAGTGACACATGCCATGAG ctgaacGAGTTGATGCTGTGTAAGAACTGCTTCTACCTGTCCAACGCTCGGCCTGACAACTGGTTCTGCTACCCCTGT ACTCCTAATCATGAGGTTGTGTGGGCTAAGATGAAGGGCTTTGGCTACTGGCCGGCCAAGGTCCTGCAGAGAGAGGACCAGCAGGTGGACGTCCGCTTCTTTGGCCACCAGCACCAGAG AGCATGGATCCCTGCAGACAACATCCAGGACATCAAGGTGTCGGTGCAGCAGCTGCAGGTGAAGCGCAGCGCGAGCTGGAAGAAGGCCTGTGATGAGCTGGAGCTGTCCCAATGCTTTCAGAGGGAGGGCCGCTTCTGGAAAACCAAGACGGTGgagaaggtggaggagaggagaggagacggagaggagaggcTGACAGAGAGGCCGGAGGAGGCAGAGTACTCAATCTCCTCCACCAGCAACAACAACGAACAGGTCAAACAT CagaaagcagacagacaggcagaccgtcagccagacaggcaggAGCCTAAAGCAAAGAAAAGCCGTCGCATTCAAGCTCCTGAGCCCAAAGAGGAAGCCACT GACCCGGAGCCTGAGATGGAGGCTGTGAGCAGCAGCCAGGAGATCCCCGTGACGACGCCCCACCAGCCAGAGAAGCTGTCTGTCTCCACGCAGACCAAGAAGGCCTCAGCCACCTCGCCACGCAGCCTACACCGCAGCACCCAGACCACCTCTGACGGAGCCTGCCAGAACATGTGCCACGAGAAGTACACCAAGATCTTCAACGATGTCAAGGACATGATGAAGGCCGACAacaagagggagacagagcgcATGGTCCGAGAGGCCCTGGAGAAG ctgCGTTCTGAGATGGAGGACGAGAAGAGGCAGGCGGTGAGCAAGGCAGTGTCGGGGGGCCAGGCTGAGATGGAGAGAAAGTGTAAGACGGTGAAGGAGAAGTGTAAGGAGGAGCTGGTGGAGGAGGTGAAGAAGATGGTGGCCCAGCACAAGCAGCTCATCTCCACCACCAAGAAGAAGCAGTGG TGTTATAACTGTGAGGAGGAAGCCATGTACCACTGCTGCTGGAACACCTCCTACTGTTCCATCAAGTGTCAACAGGAACACTGGCACGCCGACCACAAACGCACCTGCCGCAGGAAGAGatga